The Pseudodesulfovibrio cashew genomic sequence CTGCTTACGGTCAAGGCCGGGTAGGGGGCATGCGTGGACGTATGTCGCTGTACAGTAAAAAATCTAGATTTGAAGCCGCCATAAGGCGGCCTCTGCTTCTGGTTCTCACAAAAGCAGAGGCCGTATTTTAGTCTGACCGGTGCCCGGCGCTTTCCGAACGTTGCCGGATCATTTCTCCCGGTGCACCGCGAAGGGCGAGAAGGCCTGCGCCACGGGCATTACTTCCAGGGAGTTGATGTTCACGTGGGCGGGCAGGGTGGTGGCCCAGTATACGATCTCGGCGATGTCCTCGCCCACGATGGGCTGCATGCCCTCGTAGACCTTGTCGGCCTGGATCTTGTCCCCGCCGAAGCGGATGACGGAGAATTCGGTCTCGCACAGGCCCGGCTCCACATTGGTCACGCGGATTTTGGTGCCCAGGAGGTCGGAGCGCAGGTTTTTTGAGAAGTGGTTCACGAAGGCCTTAGTGCCGCCGTAGCAGTTGCCGCCGGGGTAGGGGTAGGTCCCTGCCACGGAGCCGAGGTTGACGATGTGCCCCCGGTCACGTTCGACCATGCCGGGCAGCAGGGCGCGGGTCATGTACATGAGGCCCTTGATGTTGGTGTCGATCATGGTCTCCCACTGGTCCAGGTCACACTCCTGGGCGGGCTCCATGCCTAGGGCCAGGCCCGCGTTGTTGACCAGCACGTCCACCTCGGCGAATTCGCCGGGCAGTCCGGCAACGGCGTCAAAGGCTGCCTGGCGGTCGCGAACGTCGTAGCAGAGGGTGTGCACCTGAGCCGGAGCCAAGGCCTCCTTGATCTGGGCCAGGCGTTCCTCGCGTCGTCCGGTGATGATTATTTTCCAGCCTTCGGCGGCGTAGCGCTCGGCCATGGCCTTTCCGAATCCGGCTGTTGCGCCGGTAATGAGTACGGTTTTGGGCATTTCCCACTCCTGTTTTGCGGTTCGGAGGCGAAAGTATCGTATTCGGCATGGCATGGGAAGGCGGTTTTGGGGCCTCCGGGTTCTCTCTGCTGAAAGTAGGAAATTCGTTCTTTCTTTTTGTGCGGACAGAACAAA encodes the following:
- a CDS encoding SDR family oxidoreductase, whose translation is MPKTVLITGATAGFGKAMAERYAAEGWKIIITGRREERLAQIKEALAPAQVHTLCYDVRDRQAAFDAVAGLPGEFAEVDVLVNNAGLALGMEPAQECDLDQWETMIDTNIKGLMYMTRALLPGMVERDRGHIVNLGSVAGTYPYPGGNCYGGTKAFVNHFSKNLRSDLLGTKIRVTNVEPGLCETEFSVIRFGGDKIQADKVYEGMQPIVGEDIAEIVYWATTLPAHVNINSLEVMPVAQAFSPFAVHREK